The Hymenobacter sp. DG25A nucleotide sequence AAACGGCTCGGCTACCCCGGCCCAAAAGGCTTCCGGGTTTTCAACGCTGCGTTGGTAGGCATCGTGATATTCTTCCAGCGTGCGGATACGGGCGTGTTTCGTGGGATTTTCAGGCATGGGAATGGTGGTTTAGGGAGTTGTTCGATGTCAAATATTTCTTACTGTATTCTGAAGCCAACAAGCGCCGGGCTTTGCTTAGGATGACAGCCGGGTTTCGGGCTTATCAAAGGCCAGGCCCATTTTGTGGCGACTCATCACCTGCCGAATTTCGTCCAGAATGGCGGGGTCGTCGATGGTGGAAGGCACCGTAAAGTCGTCGCCATCGGCCAGGTGGCGCAGGGTTTTACGCAGTATTTTACCGGAGCGGGTTTTGGGCAGGCGCTTCACTACGGCCGCCTGCCGGAAGCAGGCCACGGCGCCAATTTGCTCCCGGATGCGCTGCACCAGCTCCTTTTCCAGCTGCTCCTCGCTGATAGTCTGGCCATCTTTCAGCACCACCAGCCCCACGGGTACCTGCCCGCGCAGCTCGCAGGCAATGCCCAGCACAGCGCACTCGGCCACGGCCGGATGGGCGGCCAGCAGCTCTTCCATCTCGCCAGTGCTCAGGCGGTGGCCGGCCACGTTGATGACATCATCTACCCGGCCCATAATGTAGAGGTAGCCTTCTTCATCCTGATAGCCCCCATCACCGGAAAAATAATACCCCGGAAAAGTCGTCAGGTAGCCGTGCTGAAAACGGGCATCATTGCGCCACAGGGTGGGCAGGCAGCCGGGCGGCAGGGGCAGCTTCACGGCTACTAGGCCGGTAGTGCCCGCCGGCACGCGCTGGCCGGCTTCGTCCAGAATCTGCACATCGTAGCCGGGCACGGGGTGGCCCGCTGAGCCGGCGCGTGGTGGGGGCACATCCGCCAGGCCTACCATGGTAGCCAGCATAGGCCAGCCCGATTCCGTTTGCCACCAGTGGTCTACCACCGGCACGCCCAAAGTCTGGCCGGCCCAGTTGTAGGTGGCGGGGTCGCACCGCTCGCCGGCCAGGAAAAGGTAGCGCAGGCTGCTTAGGTTGTATTGGCGGGCCAGCGCCCCTTCATGGTCTTCCTTCTTGATGGCCCGGATGGCGGTGGGCGCCGTGAACAGCACCCGCACCTGATGGTCCTGCACCACGCGCCAGAACGTGCCGGCATCGGGCGTACGTACGGGCTTGCCTTCAAACAGCACGGTGGTGCAGCCGTGCAGCAGCGGCCCATATACAATGTAGCTGTGGCCCACGGCCCAGCCAATATCCGAGGCGGCCCAGAACGTCTCGCCGGGCTGCATGCCATAAACAGCCGACATACTGTACTTGAGAGCCACGGCGTGGCCGCCGTGGTCCCGCACTACGCCTTTGGGCTTGCCGGTGGTGCCGCTGGTATAGAGAATATACAACAGGTCGGTGGCATCCACGGGCACGGCTTCTACCGGCTCGGCCTGCAGCAGCTGTTGGTAGTCAACGTCGTGGGGGGCATGCAGCTCCGCGGTGGCACAGTCGCGCTGCAGTACCACCACGTGGTCGGGCTGGTAGGTGGCCTGCCGGATGGCTTCATCTACCAGGGGCTTGTAGGGAATGACCTTGTCAATCTCAATTCCCGCTGAGGCGCAGATGATGAGGTTAGGCTGGGCATCATCAATGCGCATGGCCAGCTCATGGGGCGCAAAACCACCAAATACCACCGAATGAATGGCGCCCAGCCGCGCGCAGGCCAGCATAGCCACCACGGCTTCTGGCATGTTGGGCATGTAGATGATAACCCTATCCCCTTTCTCCACCCCCAGTGCCCGCAGGCCACCGGCCAAGCGGGCCGTGAGGTCCAGCAGCTCGCGGTAGGTGTAGCGGCTTACGGTGCTGGTCACCGGCGAGTCATAAATAAGCGCTACCTGGTCGGCGCGGCCGTTGGCTACGTGGTAATCCAGGCACAAATAGGCCGTGTTCAGCTTCCCGTCCTGAAACCAGTGGTAGAAGCCCGTATCAGTATCCTTGGTGAGCACAGGCCGGGGCGGCTTCTGAAACCACTGAATATGCCGGGCCTGCTCGGCCCAGAAGGCGTCCGGATCGGCCAGGCTGGCGGCGTAGGCAGCCGCGTAGGAAGTGGGTTTCATGGCGAGTGAGAAACAGGGAAGTGAGCGGAAATCGGGTTACTGGCAACGGGGTAAAAGCTGCCTTCAGGCGGGCGCCTGAAGCATCTCCTTTACTTTCTCCATGAGCTGGCGCGTACTGAAGGGCTTGGGAATGTAGAGGTCGGCGCCGGCATCATAGCCTTTCTGAATATCGGAATCTTTACTTTTTGCGGAAAGGAAAATGACGCGGGTGCCGGCCCGGTCGGGGCGCTGGCGCAGGTAGCGGCATACCTGATAGCCGTCCACGTCGGGCATCATCACATCCAGCAGTACCACGTTAAAAGCGGTGCGGTCCACGGCATCCAGCGCCTCAGTGCCATTGCGGGCAATGCTGACCTGGTAGCCGCTTTTGCGCATCAGAAATTCCAGAGACATGACGATGTTGGGCTCGTCGTCGACAATGAGAATATGTGGGGTCGTCGGCATGACGAAGGGAAGCTAGTGGTAAGAAAATGGGCCGTTGGCGGCGAAATGGTGGGGTGAGGTTTTCAGCTTACAGGGTCAGAAATGCGTTCAGGCGGGCGGGGCGTATTGCCCCGGTACCTCACCTACGGGCAGCTCCACGGCAAAAGTGGCGCCCTGGCCGGGCTGACTTTCCACCCAGATACGGCCGGCGTGGAGCTCCACAATTTTTTTGGTGATGGCCAGGCCCAAGCCCGAGCCTTCGGGCTTGCGCATGGTCTGGTGGCGGGCCTGAAAAAACTTGTCAAAGATGAGCTGATGAAACTCCGGGTCGATGCCTTTGCCATTGTCGCGGACACTGATGCGCAGCGCGGCGGCCGGCGCGCTTACCTCCACCTCAATGCGGCCGGTGCCATCGGCGCGGCAGGATTTCACGGCATTGGAAAGCAGGTTTACCAGCACCTGCATGAGCCGGTCCCGGTCGCCGAAGAGTGTGGGCAGGCCCGGCGGCACCCGCACATCCAGGTGTATGTGCTTGTCGCGCAGGAGCTGCCCCACGGCATCCAGAGCGTCGCTGATAACTTCGGCCACATTCACGGGGGCTTTGTCCAGCGTGGCCATACCCGACTCATACTTCTCCAGATCCAGCACCAGCGTAATCAGCCGGCTCAGGCGCTCCGACTCCCGGGTGATGGTATGCAGAAAGCGGTGACGCTCTTCTTCCTCCAGATCCGGGTTATCAGACAGGATTTCGGCCAGGGCCCGGATGCTGGTGAGCGGAGTGCGGAGCTCGTGGGTTACGGTGTACAGGAACTCGTCTTTGTGCTGGTCCAGCTCCTGCAGCTGGTCGTAGGCGGCCTGCAGCTCGCCGGTGAGGCGCTGGAGCTGGCGCTGCTGCTTTTGCAGCTGGCGGTTGGCTTCCAGCAGTTGCTGGCTTTCCTTCAAAATACCCACCACGTTATCAAAGCTGATATCCTCTACCCCCACGGAAGAGCGCAGCAGCATGCGGGCCGAGGCCGGGCCAATGGAGCCGGCCAGTAGCTTTTCGGCATAAGCCAGCAGGCGTGGGTCGGCCTGGGGCGGCGCCACGGATTCGGTAGCGTGGGCATCCGGGAAACGGGTTTGAAAGGCCCGCAGGGCCTGATTGGCGCGCTTCTTTCCCAGAAAGCCAGAGAGCAGGGCCCGCACATCAGGCAAGGGCGCGGCGCCCTGCCAGCCGGCCGGGCCTTCAAACAGGGCTCCGTTCCGGAAGATGTCCACGAAAATATCGGCCTGGCGCTGCTCCAGCGCGGAAGGTGCCCGCATCAACGACACGCCCACGTAGCAGCCGATATTAAAAAACCAGCTCCAGAACAGCCCGTGCGAGAGATAATCGAGGCCATTCAGGCCAAACAGCGCGAATGGGCGCAACACCCGTAGGCCAAACAGGCCCTCGGTTATCAATGAGTTGGGCAGCAGACTGGGGCCTACCATGGTGGGCATCACCAGCGTAAAAAACCAGATGATAAAGCCGGCCAGAATACCGGCGCTGGCTCCCTGCCGGGTGCCCCCTTTCCAGTACAACCCGCCCAGCACCACCGGCACAAACTGCGCTACTGCCGCAAACGACACCAGCCCAATGTTTACCAGCGGCAGCAAATGCCCTACCTCCACATAGTAGCCATAGGCCAGCAGCAGCACCAGCACCACGGCCAGGCGGCGGCTGTGCAGGGCCACCTGCCCCAGGTAGGCAAACCAGCGGGGCCCTTCAGCCCGGGCGGCCGGAATGCGCACCAGCAAGGGCATGAGCAGGTGGTTGCTCATCATTACGCTGAGCGCAATGGTTTCCACGATTATCATGGAAGAGGCTGCCGATAAGCCGCCCAGGTAAATCAGCAGGGCCAGCCAGGGCTTGCCGGCCTGCAGCGGCAGGGCCAGCACGAAGGTGTCGGCGTCCAGTTTACCGGCGGGGTCCAGCAGGCGGCCGCCAAAGGCAAGGGGCAGCACAAACAGGTTAATAATAATGAGGTAGAGCGGAAACAGCCACATGGCTTTGCGCAGGTGGTCCTCGTTCACATTTTCTACCACCGATACCTGAAACTGACGGGGCAGCAGCAGAATGGCGGCCATGCTGAGCAGCAGCAGCGTGAACCACTGCGCTCCGCTGGTGCCGGCGCCTTCCAGCGTGAACAACCGGCGCAAATCGGGCACGGCCGCGGCCCGCTCAAACACATCGGCAAAGCCATTAAACAAACCGTACGTTACGAACAAACCGGCCGCCAGAAACGCCACCAGTTTCACCATGCTTTCCAGGGCTACGGCCAGCACCATGCCCTCATGCCGCTCGGTAGCTTCAATAGACCGTACCCCGAAAATGATGGTAAAGAAGGCCAGCGCCACGGTGGTAAAAAACGCCGAGGAGCCCGCCAGCCAGCCATCCGCCAGCAGCGTTCCACCACCTCCAGTCATGATATCGAAAGAGGCAGCTATTGCTTTGATTTGCAGTGATATATAAGGCACAACCCCCAGCACACAAACCACCGTAACCAGGGCTCCCAGCCAAGCGCTTTTGCCGTAGCGGGCCGAGATAAAATCGGCAATGGAGGTGAGGCGCTGCTGCCGGCAGATGCGGATTATTTTTCGCAGAACCAGCCAGGCAGCCGGGGCCATAAGCGTGGGACCCAGGTAAATTCCTACAAACTCCAGCCCGAAGTGGGCGGCCCGCCCCACCGAGCCATAGTACGTCCAGGCGGTGCAGTATACGGCCATGCTCAGGGCGTATACATAGGGGTTGCTCACCAGGCTGCGGCGGGCCGCCGACCTACGCTCCGCCGCATACGCCACCCCGAATAGCAGGGCCAGGTAGCCGAAGGAAAAGCCGATGATGAGCAGAGTAGACATGGGGTATGCGAAGTGCTTTTTAATTCTTTGCCCGTACCAGCCAGCCGGTCAGCAGCACCAGTGTGGCCCATATCAGCAACACGTACAGGTACAACACCGGAACCCCGCCCAGCAGCATGTGGTGGTCAAAAACTGCCAGGAAAGGAAAGTTGAGCAGCACCGCAAACAGCAAAGACACAAACAGCAGCCGCTGCCCGCGCCGTTGCTCCGGCCGCTCCTGAGGTGAGATGGACATACTTCTTGGGGCTTGATTTTCAATTCTGCCGGCCTTCTGCCACCGCCCGCAGAGCCGGGCGTGTACCTAAGCTAGCGTTTCTATCTTACTCAGGCAGTTTGCCTGCTTTTGCCAGAGCGTGCCACTTGCAGCAAAAGCCCTGTTATGCAAAGTCCGCCGAACCACCGGCCCGACGGACTTCACTCACCAAATCAGGCAATTGCATGGCCGGTAAAGAAGCCGGAATCCCGGCCTGTTTCTTAGGCCGAGGGGTTTTCTTCAATCAGCTTCACGTTGCGCACATCTTTCATCAGCATGGTGCCGATAATCCAGCAGATGAAGGCAATACCCACCGGATAGACCAACCCGGCCAGAGTGCTATGCTCCTTAATGAAGGGCGTATCAGAAGCAGCGGCCCGCAGGGTAAGCGCCGTGGCAATAAAGGGCACAAAGCCGCCAAATACGCCGTTGCCGATGTGGTAAGGCAACGAGAGCGAAGTGTAGCGCACCTTGGTAGGGAACAGCTCAACCAGATAGGCAGCAATAGGTCCGTAAGCCATCGTCACGAACAGCACCAGGCAGAACACCAGGGCCGTCATGGCTACCAGATTGGGTTGCAGGGCCTTCATTACGGCCGGTACGGCTTTGCCGGTGGCATCTACCGTGGCGGCGGTTACTTCCGTTAGGGGGCCGGCAAACTGCTTCAGGCCATAGAAGATAGGCACCGTGAAGAGCGCACCGCAGAGCAGGCCCATCATGATTATTTTCTTGCGGCCAATCCGGTCGGAAAGGGAGCCGAAGTACACGAAGAAAGGCGTGGCCAGCAGCAGGGCGGCGCACAGCACCAGACTGGCATCTACCAGGTCCACTTTCAGGGTATTCAGCATGAAGGAGTACGCGTAGAACTGGCCGGTATACCACACTACACCCTGGCCCATGGTAGCGCCAAACAGCGAGATAAGCACCAGACGACGGTTTACGGGGTTTACAAACGATTCCCGCAGCGGGTTGGTGCTGGTTTTGCCTTCCGACTTCGCCTTGGCAAACAGCGGCGACTCGTGCAGCTTGCGGCGGATGTAGTACGAGGCAATTACCAACAGGCCGGAAAGCAGGAACGGAATGCGCCAGCCCCACTCTTTGAAGGCTTCCTCCCCCATGGTTTTGCGGGTAACGATGATAACCAGAATGCTCAGAAACAGGCCGGCCGTGGCCGTAATCTGAATAAAGCTGGTGTAGTAGCCGCGCTTGTGGTCCGGGGAGTGCTCGGCCACATACGTGGTGGCACCACCGTACTCGCCGCCCAGGGCCAGGCCCTGCAGCAGGCGCAGCAGCGTCACAATAATGGGCGCAGCAATGCCAATTTTATCGTAGCTCGGAATAAGGCCCGTAACGAAAGTGGCCCCGCCCATAATCAGGAGCGTGAGCAGGAACGTGTACTTGCGCCCAATCATGTCGCCGATGCGCCCGAAGAACAGCGCCCCGAAGGGCCGCACAATGAAACCAGCGCCAAACACGGCCAGCGTGCCCAGAATGGTATCCTCAATCTTACCGGAGGTACCAAACAGCACCGGCCCGATGATGGCGGCCAGGGAGCCGAAAATGTAGAAGTCGTACCACTCAATGACGGTGCCTACCGAGGAGGCGGTAATCACCTGCCAGATTTTACTCTTGGAAACGGTGTTGTTATCGTGGGCTACGGCATCGTTGGTGGCGGTGCCGCCCAGGGGCGCAGGGCTGGCATAGGCCGCCGCGTTGCGCTGGGGAATATTTTCGCTCATGGGAGTTGGTGGGCTTTTTTTGGTGAGATTTTAGCGACCAGTTGTCGGGGGCTGGTTAACAAGGGTAGTTGTTGGGGACGTTATTCCTGTCAACTCTATACCAGCCAAATGCCTACAGGAAAATCTGGGTCTGCAGCGTGACTTCGGGCTTGTAGTCCAGGCTATTGAAGTTGCCCGTGCTGGGCACGTAGCCTTCAAAATCGGGCCGGGCGCGGTAGTTCAGGGTTACTTTGGCGTTGTGGCCATCGAGCAGCACGTTTACGCCGGCATCGTAGACATTCACGGCCTTAGTATCGCCATTGCTGAAGTGCAGACCCTCGTAGTTGCTATGCAGGTAAGCCACATAAGGCTGCAGGCGGGCTTTGGGGCCTAACAGGCGCTGGGGCAGCAGGTAGCCTACCTGGCCATAAAACGACCCACCCGTGCCCGACTGCGGCACCGCGTTACCACGGGTGGGCGCGGCGCCATAGCCGGGGTTTTCGGGGCCGATGAAGCGGACATGGTTCGGCCCCATGTTATAGTTGTAGTACACGCCGTACAGGGTGAGGGCTGTGCGCGAGGCCGTATCCAGGGGCACATCGTAGAAAGCATCTACCCCGAACATCTTCAGGCTGTGCTTATTCGTTGCAATCTGACCAAACGGGTCCGCCAAAACGGCCGGGGTCACCGTCACCACGCTCGACGTAGGGCGCGAGTACATGGCGTCTTTATTATAGAGGAAGCCGGCGCCTACACTAAATACGCGCTTAGCCCCGAGGTATGTGCCCGTGAAGTAGGGCAGCAGGTTGGCTTCGGGCTCCAGAAAGTTATAGCTCACATAGCCCTGATACACGTGCGTGGTATTCTGGGGGCTGTAAGCGGCAATGTTGGTTCCGGTATTCGTGGTCACTCCGTCGCCGTTGGTGCTACTGATGCCCAGGCTAAGCGGGGTGCTGGTCACGTTTGTCAGGAAAGGGTCGCTGACGGAGAAGCGGTAGTCGAGTTTGTTGATGCGCCCTTTCGCATAAACGCCCAGCCAGCGGGCAAACTGGTCAGTAGCCTCAATGGTTGGGAAATTGGTCAGCGGTAAGTCTATCGGCATAATGCTGGTAGTACTGGCGCTGGTAAGCCGGGAAATGCCGTTCAGGTAGTGCAGGCCACCTCCCAAGCTCAGGTATTTATTCACTTTGTACTCCGTTACGGCCTCGTGAATAAAGAACTGAGGCTTCTTGCCGTCAACGGTTGGCGTGATACCACCCCCTACGGCGTTCTGGTTGTTGATACCAAAGTGGGTATAAATGACGAAGCGCGGATTCAGCTGCGCGAGCAGCACCAGGCGGGAGCGGCGCAGGCCAAAATCAATCTGGCCCTTTTGAGTTTTGCCCGGCGCCCGTAGGGTACCTTTGTTATTCTCCGTGTAACGCGTGTACACCTGGTGCCACGACATAACCCGCAGATACTTAGACCCATCGGGCGACAGATTGAACTTCATGCCCGCGCCATAAGGAGTTGATTTGGTGGGCGCCGGTGGCGTGGGTGGCACTGCCGGGGCGGCGGGCGCTGGCGCCGGCTGCCCGGGTGATGGTGGCACTACTTGTGCCGAAGCTCCGGCCGCGGCCAAGAGCGCACTGATAGTCAGGGCGTAACGGGCGTTTCGCATAGAATTAGGGTGGGTTGGGGAGGTGGTTGATAAGGGGCACACACCGTAACTGGGCAACGCTACCCGGCTCGATTGGCCCAAGTAGGAAAATCCCCACCCAGAAGTCACGCCCTTGCTATACTTCCGCTAAACCCTATAGCCCTACCCCTGCCTAAACCGCTCCCACCGTATCATCATGTACTTATCGCCCAGCTCCGTCACTATCAAACCGGCACCTTTCAGGTTTTCTGGTTTCATGAAATACTCGGCCAGCTCCTTCTGGTTCAGAATTTTATAGGTAGGATGATACTCCGTCTGCCGGGGCGCTTTCACGCCGTATTTTTTCACCCAGTTCATGACGGAAACGTGGCTTACACCCAGTAAACGCTCAATTTCGCGGTAGCTCACGCCTTCCACATACAGCTGCAACGCTTTAATAACGTAGTAAGGATTTGTCTCCTTGCCGGTTTTGGCCACTGAATAATGGTAGCCGCAGTTTTTGCACTTATACCGCTGCCGGCCGCCCACCACGCCGCTTTTAGTGGCCTCTACCGATTCACACTTAGGACAACGAAGCTGGGCCATTAGGACGATGGAGCGAAAAGAGGTAAAAGAGCTATACCTATTTAGTAAAGATATAATAAATTAGCAAAAACCAGCTGATTACCCAGACCCTTGCCGGAGAATGAAGAAAATTAGAGGCCTAAGGCGCCATAGCCGTTGGTTACGGAAAAGGTGTGAAAGCCCGGCCGGGCTTTCTTTGGCCGGTTGGCAAAGTCGGCAGTACGATTATGCCAGGCTGTGGTTGGGGCCCTGGCATGGTCATCAGCCACCACCTCCGCGGTGGGTACGCCAACAGGCGGCTCAACACCTGCTGTTAACTTTTTCCCACTGGCAAACGGCGCTTTCCGGGCAATCGGAGCCCTATTATCTGGCTATCTGGCTGGTATCTTCTGCTTTTGCGCATAACTCCCAGGTGGTGGCTGGCCGGCAGGAACGCATAGAGAGATATGAGGGTATTTTTGGGAGCCGGTCTTGGAAGGACCTCCATTACCAGCGGAATATCAGCAGCTGCCCGGCGCCGATAAGCTCACCTGGCGCACTTTTACCTGGGAAGAGTTACTGGATGCTCAAGATTATCCGGAAGGTTGGCCGGCGAAAATGCTGCAACGCCCCCACCGTACCTCTCAGACATCGGAAGACCAAGAACACTTACTGGTGCAAACGGGCTGGGTTTGGGTAGGCACCTTGTCTGAGCATCCGTGAAAACCACTGTTGCTAGTTTTGACGGAGCACTACCGCCAGCAAGGCGTCTACAGCCAGGCTCAAACGGCGCATGTCCAACCGGTCAGGGGTATCGGTGGGTTCGTGGTAGTGCTTATTGCGGTAGAAGGCGGTATCAGTCAGGAGTACGGCCGGGTAGCCAAAGTGCCAGTAGTTAAGATGGTCGGAAAAGTCGATGCCGGGCAGCCAGACAGGGGCCGTGAACCGCTTTACCGGCAGTGTGGCCGCCGCCTTGTAATGCCGCGCAAACTGACGGGCAAAACGCCCGTCGCCAATTTTCCGGGCCACAGTTACGTAGTTCCCTCTACTGCCATATATCCATTTTAAAGGTGCTACCGGGTAATCCTGGGTTCCTTTCTGGTCGTCGTAATAGCCCAGCATTTCCAGTGCCACCATACCGCGCACGGTCACCCCGGCTTTGTGCAGGCTCTGGGCGTGCACGTAGCTACCCATCTGTGGGGTTCGAAAAAACGGGGGTTCTTCCAGCGTGTAGGCCACCACATCTACCCGGTAGGGTAAGGCAGGCTGCCGACCCAGCAGGCGGGCTACTTCCAGCAGGGCTGCTACGCCGGTACCATTATCATCGGCGCCGGGCTGCTCGCCGCATACATCATAATGCGCCCCAATAATAAGTCGCGGCCCCTCCACTGGGCCAAAGCTGCCCAATATGTTGCGGTAGGTGCGTCCGTTTACCTCGTATGGCTGCTCGGTTGGTCGGGCCCCTGCCGCCGCCAGCCCGGCCTTAATATATTCCGCCGCTTGATTTAAGCTGGCCAGGTGTAGATGGTTACGCGGCTCTGGGGTGGTAGTGAGAGCTACTAAGTGGCGGTGCAGGAGCGCCGTATCAGCCATTGCACTGGGTTGCTGGGCCGAGGCATAGGTGATAATCAATAGCCAGAAACAAACCGTACACCCAAATCGAAGCAGCATATAGATGGAGGCAAAGTAGAAGAAGCCTTATGTAGCAAGCCCAGCCTGAATTCTGACTGATAATGGCAAGTTGACCCAGGAACGGGGTATTTTACTTTAAAAGATCAGCCTATACCCCGGCTTCGTCAATAAATTCAGGGGATACAGAGAGGGTGAGCCAGACCCCGTTTTCGGATAAATAAAATGATGCCCCCGCGCGGTGCAGCTTTCCGGCCTGCACGGTTAGCACCACCGGCCGGCCATGGCGGCGACCTACGGCGGTGGCCGTTTCCGCATCTGAGGAGAGGTGCACATGCTGCCGGGAGCCCCGCTGCAGCCCGCTCTCCCGAATAGAAGCCAGAAAACGGGTGGCCGTGCCATGGTACAGCACTTCCGGTGGCACCACCGCTTCCAAAGCTAAATCCACCGCCACCGAATGGCCCTGATTTGCCCGGATCAACTGCTCATCGGCTGAAAAAGCAAAACGCTTTTTCTCGTTTGTGGCCACCACTTCCCGAAGCTGGTCCAGGGTTACTTCGGGGTTCCGGGTTTGCAAAGCGGCCAGCAGATCCGCTACGCTCACCCAGCCCTGCGCATCCAGCTCCAGGCCCAGCTCCTCGGGTTTGTGCCGCAATACGTAGCTCAGCGTCTTACTTAAGGCCTGGTTCTGCATAGCAATGGGTATTGTATCATATTTGTGGGCTTGAAAGTACTACGTTGTTCTTTAGGCCCCTCATTGCTGCTTCACCTTCTCCCCACTATGTCCACTCCCACCCCGTTCCGCACCATCACGCCCGGCACACTATCCAAAACCGACTGGCACCAATGGATGCTCAGCGCCATTGCCCCGCGGCCTATTGCCTTCGTGAGCACTATTTCCCTGGATGGGGAGGTAAATCTGAGTCCGTTCAGCTTCTTCAACGTGTTCAGCTCCAACCCGCCCACGCTCATTTTCTCCCCCGCCAACCGCGTGCGCGACAACACCCAAAAGCATACCCTCTACAACGTGCGCGACGAAGTACCGGAGTGCGTGGTCAACATCTGTGACTATGCCCTGGTGGAGCAGATGTCCTTGGCCTCCACCGAGTATGAGCGGGGCGTGAATGAGTTTCACAAAGCCGGGCTCACGGAGCTGAAATCGGATGTGGTGCGCCCACCGCGCGTGGCGGAGTGCCCGGTTTCCTTTGAGTGCGTGGTGGAGCAGGTAATTCCGGTGGGCGACTCCAACGGCGGCGGCAACCTGGTTATCTGCCGCGTGGTGCAGGCCCACTACCGCGAGGATATTTTGCTGGAAAACGGCCCGGGCGTAGACCCGCATAAGTTTGAAGCCGTGGCCCGCCTGGGCGGCGACTGGTACTCGCGCGTGACGCCGGAAAGCCTCTTCGAAGTGCCCAAGCCCAACCGCAACAAAGGCATCGGCATTGATCAGTTGCCGGAGCACATCCGCCATTCCCATCTGCTGACGGGCAACAACCTGGGGCGCCTGGCCAATATTGAGGCCGAAGCCATACCCACCCCCGAGGCCGTTGCCGAGTTCCGCCAGGAGCCATTAGTAAGCTACACCCTCAACAAATACCGCAACAACCCCACGGAGCAGCACCAACAGCTCATGCTGCTGGGGAAAAAGCTGCTGGAAAACGGGCAGCTGCCGGATGCCTGGAAAGTGTTGCTACTAGCCGCGCCGGTAGCATAACCGGCCAAACAGAACGCCATACGGCGGTTTATTTTTTCAGCCAGACGGGTTAGGGTTATGCAGGCAGACAGCCAAAAATCGTGTCATGCAGAGCCGAAGGCGAAGCATCTCGCGTGCTGACCTTGTTGGGAAAAAGAACGTCATGTCGAGCTTGTCGAGACATCTCGCGTGCTGATGTTGCCAAGGTATACCACTCTAGCGAGAGGCTTCGGCTGGGCTCAGCATGACCGTTACTTTGGCAACATCAGCACGCAAGATTCCTCGATCCTGGCTTGATGCGCCACATGCTCGGAATGACGTTCTTATCTGGACCAAAAGCCGGTATTCCCTGTCCCAATTTCTGCGTTTACCTAATTCAGTGAGCAGCTCATTTCGTAGAGAGCCA carries:
- a CDS encoding M28 family peptidase, whose amino-acid sequence is MLLRFGCTVCFWLLIITYASAQQPSAMADTALLHRHLVALTTTPEPRNHLHLASLNQAAEYIKAGLAAAGARPTEQPYEVNGRTYRNILGSFGPVEGPRLIIGAHYDVCGEQPGADDNGTGVAALLEVARLLGRQPALPYRVDVVAYTLEEPPFFRTPQMGSYVHAQSLHKAGVTVRGMVALEMLGYYDDQKGTQDYPVAPLKWIYGSRGNYVTVARKIGDGRFARQFARHYKAAATLPVKRFTAPVWLPGIDFSDHLNYWHFGYPAVLLTDTAFYRNKHYHEPTDTPDRLDMRRLSLAVDALLAVVLRQN
- a CDS encoding RNA 2'-phosphotransferase → MQNQALSKTLSYVLRHKPEELGLELDAQGWVSVADLLAALQTRNPEVTLDQLREVVATNEKKRFAFSADEQLIRANQGHSVAVDLALEAVVPPEVLYHGTATRFLASIRESGLQRGSRQHVHLSSDAETATAVGRRHGRPVVLTVQAGKLHRAGASFYLSENGVWLTLSVSPEFIDEAGV
- a CDS encoding flavin reductase family protein, whose amino-acid sequence is MSTPTPFRTITPGTLSKTDWHQWMLSAIAPRPIAFVSTISLDGEVNLSPFSFFNVFSSNPPTLIFSPANRVRDNTQKHTLYNVRDEVPECVVNICDYALVEQMSLASTEYERGVNEFHKAGLTELKSDVVRPPRVAECPVSFECVVEQVIPVGDSNGGGNLVICRVVQAHYREDILLENGPGVDPHKFEAVARLGGDWYSRVTPESLFEVPKPNRNKGIGIDQLPEHIRHSHLLTGNNLGRLANIEAEAIPTPEAVAEFRQEPLVSYTLNKYRNNPTEQHQQLMLLGKKLLENGQLPDAWKVLLLAAPVA